In Zingiber officinale cultivar Zhangliang chromosome 9B, Zo_v1.1, whole genome shotgun sequence, the genomic window aaaagtaaaataacatcGTTAATTCGAACTCGATTACGTGCCTAACGAGTTAGTTTAACAATCTAAAAATGATATGTTAACGAATTGAGATCGAACTAAACTCGTTTAATTTTTAATCAAGTTATTTTCGAATTGAGCACAAGCTGTTGACGAACTATTTAATTTCATTACAAACAAAACTCGAGCTTAAGAATTAAAGTTTAAATCAAACTTAATCCGAGCTCGAAGATAGGAAAATACCAACCAAACCATGTTCAAACCTCTTTTTGTTCGGATTCGATTACACCTCTAGCCATGTGCAAATATTACTTGAGCTTAAAAAACAAACCAAAGAAGCTTTTTTTGCAACAACGATATTCTCTTATAGCCTTATAACCATATCTATTATATATAAGCCCCTTTTATTTCTAATAATTGACCCACTAATTCTAGAAGAGACGGCTTCCCCTAACTAATCTTAGAGATAACAGTTTGTCCTAGATTCACTCATGGAGTAAATTTAGAAAACAATTTTATACACATTCAAAAGTCGATCAATAAAATATTTCCTAGTGTTTAGAAAACAATTTTATACACATTCACAAGTCGATCAATAAAATATTTCCTAGTGTTTTATCATGCACCGCACCAATCGAGTACTATATGTCCAACTTGAAATCTTACATCACACAATTGTTGAAATTTTAGTTTATGACTTAGGTTCGTATCCAATATTTGCACTGCACAGCAGATAATTTTAGTGTCCATCATTGATCACAAATCATTATACTCACTAAAATAATTGTCCATTACTAAAAACTTGAGGAGACAtgttttttatataaaaacaCGGAGTAGATAATCGAATATACAAACTATTCAACCTTTTTTGGGAGTCCTTTTGTCAGAAACAAGTAAATGCCATTGAAAAAACAGGCAACAATTTGAGGGAAGATCGCTGTTTCGAGTCACTGCAGAGTAAGCGTGTATTCATGATAACACGAGTAAGAGAACTAAGCGTCGGTATGGTCACAGGACTCTGAGCTGGGCAAGAAGGTCAGCACACAAGTCCAGAAACAGAAGCTGCGGACCACTGACCCTTTGCAAGTCGAGGAGATATTTCTCTTCCCTTGTCTTGTAAAGCTGAGCACAAGATGATATATATGTCATGTTAAGGCATTTTGCTTCGTTGTTGACTTGTATTATAGTTTCACTAGAGATAGAGTGGTTCTAACCTGAATTTCAAACTTCACTACAGCAGATCCTCTTCCAGCTTGGTCAGTTTCAACAATGGCTGACTCGTCGATGAAGCTATCGTTGGATCGAGGAGAGCTGTTAAGCATGCTTTCGGTATTGGGCAAGCCACGACAATAACGACATTTCATGTTGTAGTGTCCAATCTTTTTCCAGCAAACGTTTAGGTCTTGTAGAGCTTTGAGGACCTCAATCATGATTTCACGAGGATGAGCTCGGGACTGTTGATCAAAAAGGAAAAGGATTAAGTGAATGATTAATAAAGACAAGGAAGATAAATATGCAAGCACCTGAAGGCCGAGAGCCCATTTTCTTTCGCCAGAGAAATTTTCTCTTGAACTGATTACTTGTTGCTCCATATAGCCTGGTTGGCGATGTGGTGCTGGAATGTTACTTGAACTCCTATGCAACAAATTATAATCCTACAAAAGGCACATTTAATACCAAAAACAGTCTGAGACCAAACAATCTGGAGTTCATATAATTCataaatttccaaaaagaaatttTACATTGAAAAGAAAGTAGTTAGAAAGTTTTGAAATTTCACTTGTATGAAGATATAGTTATGTATCAATGAGAACGATCCAGAATAAACCAGTGCTTACCATAGTTTCTTGAAAATCACCGCCAAGGTAGCCACTAGTAGATCGGAACCGATTGTCCAGAAGTAAGTAGTATGAAACAGTAGCCTAGATATTAACACTAGCAAATTAGCTATTGCTCCAGAAAGTAAAATTGTAACTCAAGATTTTTTTGATTGCATGAGATACCTCATTCTGAATCCTGttatgaagagattcaaccaactGGTTCTTGTCAAAACCCATTTTAGTCACCTCCTGAAGGATGTCTTCATCGATCTGCAATAATGATAGACTGTGAGGCCAATTATAGGATCCTCAAGGTATCGAACAAAGATCAGGATTGAAATTATAAGATTATATGGAAATATCTAGAACACCAAAACAACATGTATCAGCGCCTAGAATTATATTTATCTAAAACATATAATGTTTGAAAACCTAAAGACTATCTGGAGATTGTATCTGAAGGGATCTGATATATCATCACTGAATAAGTGTAATAGAATGCTGATTTGGACACATTTCCCCAATCAAAATTTGTTCTCAGTTGTCAATTACAAATAGACCGAACAATCTAATACTAGTTAATAAGAAACTTATAGAAGTATGTTTAAAAAAAGAGTACGACTTAACAATTGCTGAAATTGTACACCTTTTTAGCTTGCTGCGAAGTGTCTGGTGGAGGGACAGCAAGATATCGAGGAAGACGTGTTTTGAACCATGCATGTTCACGGATCTCTCGAATAGTTATTCTCTTCATAGGATCAACAATCAGCATTCTTGGAATCAAATCTCGTGCATGAGCAGGCAAATGGCTTGGAAGGGTATATATCCCACCCTAAATTGTTGACCACCaaactattttatttgtttatgaaTTTGGAATACAAATTTTGAATGTAAAAGATACttgcttttattttcttaaataaatttgggATGTTCTCATCATCAAAGGGAAGGGTCCCACAAAGAAGGGCATAGAGAATGACACCGCAACTCCACACATCTACCTCAGGTCCTGCATAAAGTTTTCCAGAAATTACCTGCAATGAAGAACAAAACATTTCAATAAAAATCATTGGAAAATAAAGCATCAGAAAAGCAGAGCATATAAATACCTCAGGAGCAGCATAATTTGGGCTTCCGCAGCTAGTCTTCAGAAAATGACCATCACGCATGACGTTACTTAAGCCAAAGTCAGCAATTTTAACATTACACTTTGAATCCAACAACAAGTTCTCTGGTTTCAAGTCCCGATGAACAACCATGTTTCTATGGCAATATTCAACGCCAGATATGATCTATTTGGCAAACACATGGATATTAGACCAAAAATGAAGGAAAGAAAGTCAGAAATGATTAGAGAATATAGAAACATGTCATACAAGAATTAATTGGTACATTCATCAGAACATCATTTAAAGCAGAGATCAAGATCAGTATGATTCACATAACAAAACATTCTTGATGAATCACTAAAATCAGGCACAATAAACCAAATATTTAGCTGAGGATAACTCTTGGAATGGTATGGAATaaacaaattgagtttttagCCATTGAACTCACTTGACCAaggcatggataaaactttagAAAATAGAAATAATCACCGTCACTGAGAAAAATTCATAGTCCATGGGCTTCAGTAAGAATTTTTCAAGTACCTGTTGGAAGAAATGACGGGCTTCATCCTCTTGTAGCCTTCCCTTTTCAACAATATAATCAAATAGCTCTCCCGACTTAACATACTCCATAACAACATAAATATCTGACAGAGTCTCAATCACCTCATAAAGACGGATGATATGAGGATGCATAAATAGTCTTAATATTTTGATCTCTCGTCTCACTGCAGTACATAGAAATTACATTTAGGAAATAttaaaaatactaaagagataattATGAGATCTATTGTGTTTAACAAGCGATTTCCTTCAATTCTTTTGAATAGATTACAGGGGTCTCTTTACTTCTGGTCAAAATACATGGATATGCATCAAATATTGCCATATGGAGTAGTTATAAATACAGTAAGGATAGCTGTGATAGACGAAGAAAGGcacaaattaaaaatgaaaaaatcatttgaaagtGGTCTATAATCTGGATAGCTGTGATAGATCAAGAAGGGCACAAATTAACAATGAAAAGATCACTTGGAAGTGGTCTATAATCACATAATCTGAAGATAGTTTCTTATATTCCCTTGAATAATGAGAGCCACATGACTCCCTCAATGGAATCTTGGAATTGGAGTTCCTTAGCATGTAGATGATAGACAGAAAAGTGGACATCTCCTAGTAATTCAACAGTTAGGCAACGTCATTCAGTTAGGCCATACCTTTTTCTTCCATTTCCATGTTCTTTATTTTACGACGGTTAAGAATCTTGATAGCCACCTTGTGCCCTGTCAACAAATGCTCTGCAATCTTAACTTTGCCAAATGATCCAATGCCAAGAGTCTTTCCTAGTTTATAATTTTGCAATACCACATCAGCACTGCCACCTCCTCTACCAGGTCCTTCCATTTTGACTGAAATATTGATAGAAGGAAATTTAGGGCGCTTTCTTCCCATATGTAGTTATGTAGAGAGGAAAactcttaaaattaga contains:
- the LOC122024167 gene encoding SNF1-related protein kinase catalytic subunit alpha KIN10-like isoform X1, which codes for MEGPGRGGGSADVVLQNYKLGKTLGIGSFGKVKIAEHLLTGHKVAIKILNRRKIKNMEMEEKVRREIKILRLFMHPHIIRLYEVIETLSDIYVVMEYVKSGELFDYIVEKGRLQEDEARHFFQQIISGVEYCHRNMVVHRDLKPENLLLDSKCNVKIADFGLSNVMRDGHFLKTSCGSPNYAAPEVISGKLYAGPEVDVWSCGVILYALLCGTLPFDDENIPNLFKKIKGGIYTLPSHLPAHARDLIPRMLIVDPMKRITIREIREHAWFKTRLPRYLAVPPPDTSQQAKKIDEDILQEVTKMGFDKNQLVESLHNRIQNEATVSYYLLLDNRFRSTSGYLGGDFQETMDYNLLHRSSSNIPAPHRQPGYMEQQVISSRENFSGERKWALGLQSRAHPREIMIEVLKALQDLNVCWKKIGHYNMKCRYCRGLPNTESMLNSSPRSNDSFIDESAIVETDQAGRGSAVVKFEIQLYKTREEKYLLDLQRVSGPQLLFLDLCADLLAQLRVL
- the LOC122024167 gene encoding SNF1-related protein kinase catalytic subunit alpha KIN10-like isoform X2; amino-acid sequence: MEMEEKVRREIKILRLFMHPHIIRLYEVIETLSDIYVVMEYVKSGELFDYIVEKGRLQEDEARHFFQQIISGVEYCHRNMVVHRDLKPENLLLDSKCNVKIADFGLSNVMRDGHFLKTSCGSPNYAAPEVISGKLYAGPEVDVWSCGVILYALLCGTLPFDDENIPNLFKKIKGGIYTLPSHLPAHARDLIPRMLIVDPMKRITIREIREHAWFKTRLPRYLAVPPPDTSQQAKKIDEDILQEVTKMGFDKNQLVESLHNRIQNEATVSYYLLLDNRFRSTSGYLGGDFQETMDYNLLHRSSSNIPAPHRQPGYMEQQVISSRENFSGERKWALGLQSRAHPREIMIEVLKALQDLNVCWKKIGHYNMKCRYCRGLPNTESMLNSSPRSNDSFIDESAIVETDQAGRGSAVVKFEIQLYKTREEKYLLDLQRVSGPQLLFLDLCADLLAQLRVL